Proteins found in one Zea mays cultivar B73 chromosome 1, Zm-B73-REFERENCE-NAM-5.0, whole genome shotgun sequence genomic segment:
- the LOC103643137 gene encoding protein HVA22 isoform X1: protein MGKSWSLISHLHTVAGPSITLLYPLYASVCAMESPSKADDEQWLSYWIIHSFVTLLEMLAEPLLHWVPVWYPAKVLFAAWLALPQFKGASFVYEKLVREQLRNYRARYPRKGAAAAAVGGDDDDHKVHIAKVVKACGDDAGADRRSSQELL, encoded by the exons ATGGGCAAGTCCTGGTCGCTCATCAGCCACCTCCACACCGTCGCCGG GCCAAGCATCACCCTGCTGTACCCTCT GTACGCGTCGGTGTGCGCGATGGAGAGCCCGTCCAAGGCGGACGACGAGCAGTGGCTGTCATACTGGATCATACACTCCTTCGTCACCCTCCTGGAGATGCTCGCCGAGCCGCTCCTCCACTGGGTACCCGTGTGGTACCCGGCCAAGGTGCTGTTCGCGGCGTGGCTGGCGCTGCCGCAGTTCAAGGGCGCCTCCTTCGTCTACGAGAAGCTCGTCAGGGAACAGCTCCGGAACTACCGCGCCAGATACCCGCGcaagggcgccgccgccgccgccgtcggcggcgacgacgacgaccatAAGGTGCACATAGCCAAGGTAG TGAAAGCGTGTGGAGACGACGCAGGAGCTGACCGGAGATCATCACAGGAACTTCTGTAG
- the LOC103643137 gene encoding protein HVA22 yields the protein MGKSWSLISHLHTVAGPSITLLYPLYASVCAMESPSKADDEQWLSYWIIHSFVTLLEMLAEPLLHWVPVWYPAKVLFAAWLALPQFKGASFVYEKLVREQLRNYRARYPRKGAAAAAVGGDDDDHKVHIAKAEAEHDHVQ from the exons ATGGGCAAGTCCTGGTCGCTCATCAGCCACCTCCACACCGTCGCCGG GCCAAGCATCACCCTGCTGTACCCTCT GTACGCGTCGGTGTGCGCGATGGAGAGCCCGTCCAAGGCGGACGACGAGCAGTGGCTGTCATACTGGATCATACACTCCTTCGTCACCCTCCTGGAGATGCTCGCCGAGCCGCTCCTCCACTGGGTACCCGTGTGGTACCCGGCCAAGGTGCTGTTCGCGGCGTGGCTGGCGCTGCCGCAGTTCAAGGGCGCCTCCTTCGTCTACGAGAAGCTCGTCAGGGAACAGCTCCGGAACTACCGCGCCAGATACCCGCGcaagggcgccgccgccgccgccgtcggcggcgacgacgacgaccatAAGGTGCACATAGCCAAG gctgaggctgagcacgaCCATGTGCAGTGA
- the LOC103643137 gene encoding protein HVA22 isoform X3: MGKSWSLISHLHTVAGPSITLLYPLYASVCAMESPSKADDEQWLSYWIIHSFVTLLEMLAEPLLHWVPVWYPAKVLFAAWLALPQFKGASFVYEKLVREQLRNYRARYPRKGAAAAAVGGDDDDHKVHIAK, encoded by the exons ATGGGCAAGTCCTGGTCGCTCATCAGCCACCTCCACACCGTCGCCGG GCCAAGCATCACCCTGCTGTACCCTCT GTACGCGTCGGTGTGCGCGATGGAGAGCCCGTCCAAGGCGGACGACGAGCAGTGGCTGTCATACTGGATCATACACTCCTTCGTCACCCTCCTGGAGATGCTCGCCGAGCCGCTCCTCCACTGGGTACCCGTGTGGTACCCGGCCAAGGTGCTGTTCGCGGCGTGGCTGGCGCTGCCGCAGTTCAAGGGCGCCTCCTTCGTCTACGAGAAGCTCGTCAGGGAACAGCTCCGGAACTACCGCGCCAGATACCCGCGcaagggcgccgccgccgccgccgtcggcggcgacgacgacgaccatAAGGTGCACATAGCCAAG TGA
- the LOC103643137 gene encoding protein HVA22 isoform X2, whose translation MGKSWSLISHLHTVAGPSITLLYPLYASVCAMESPSKADDEQWLSYWIIHSFVTLLEMLAEPLLHWVPVWYPAKVLFAAWLALPQFKGASFVYEKLVREQLRNYRARYPRKGAAAAAVGGDDDDHKVHIAKVG comes from the exons ATGGGCAAGTCCTGGTCGCTCATCAGCCACCTCCACACCGTCGCCGG GCCAAGCATCACCCTGCTGTACCCTCT GTACGCGTCGGTGTGCGCGATGGAGAGCCCGTCCAAGGCGGACGACGAGCAGTGGCTGTCATACTGGATCATACACTCCTTCGTCACCCTCCTGGAGATGCTCGCCGAGCCGCTCCTCCACTGGGTACCCGTGTGGTACCCGGCCAAGGTGCTGTTCGCGGCGTGGCTGGCGCTGCCGCAGTTCAAGGGCGCCTCCTTCGTCTACGAGAAGCTCGTCAGGGAACAGCTCCGGAACTACCGCGCCAGATACCCGCGcaagggcgccgccgccgccgccgtcggcggcgacgacgacgaccatAAGGTGCACATAGCCAAGGTAG gctga